The following are encoded together in the Nitrosopumilus sp. b3 genome:
- the argS gene encoding arginine--tRNA ligase: MTFKSIIDEIENNLNKILDDLSISDVKFSVEPAKPGFGDVSSNISFLLAKPLKKSPKDIAQMLSEKFQNCISTLVLKSEAHPSGYLNFFADWEKLNQLILSESHLEEFGDVDIGKNSPIVVEHTSVNPNKALHIGHIRNIIIGDTVSRILKKSNYKVNVLNYIDDSGLQVADIIVGFKHFGFDENSPNGKKFDHYCGDDVYVKTTERYEEDPSLEEIRKNVLKELEDGDSETAKFADKITRKVLAGQLETCWNLGVYYDCLNFESQIIRSGLWSEIFEKLKEMSLIEFEKEGKNAGCWVIRGENKEEDDKVIVRSNGTATYIAKDIPYAAWKLGLLDDPFNYEKYEKVQPDSKDLWQTTLNKNQPISQNFSGDKVVTVIDSRQARLQKIITSLMGKFKSVPDAYVHLGYESVTLSSETAKTLGLNTEGKQAQMSGRKGLYVNADSVYHLLQEKTKEETKKRHPEMSSSEIEKIAHSVSVATLRYEMIKQDLDKIITFDLTKSLSLEGDTAPYIQYTHARASRILEKSNRTPTIDVDFSLLKEKSELDLIKNIGLFNLQVRDAAKNLSPKVIARYCHDLAVSFNSFYEHCKVLELGDTNLENSRLCLVNSFKITLEKALNLLGITAPDRM, translated from the coding sequence ATGACTTTCAAATCAATTATTGATGAAATTGAAAATAATCTCAACAAAATACTTGATGACCTTTCAATATCTGATGTAAAATTTTCCGTGGAACCTGCAAAACCAGGATTTGGTGATGTGAGCTCAAATATTTCGTTTTTACTGGCAAAACCACTCAAAAAAAGCCCAAAAGACATTGCTCAAATGCTGTCTGAAAAGTTTCAGAATTGTATTAGCACACTAGTGTTGAAATCTGAGGCACATCCGTCTGGTTATTTGAATTTCTTTGCAGACTGGGAGAAATTAAACCAATTAATTTTGTCCGAATCACATCTTGAGGAATTTGGTGATGTAGATATTGGAAAAAACTCCCCAATTGTAGTTGAGCACACTAGTGTAAATCCTAACAAAGCTCTTCACATAGGACATATCAGAAATATTATAATTGGAGATACCGTGTCTAGAATTTTAAAAAAATCCAATTACAAAGTTAATGTGCTAAACTATATTGATGATTCTGGTCTGCAAGTAGCTGATATCATAGTTGGTTTCAAACATTTTGGATTTGATGAGAATTCTCCCAATGGAAAGAAATTTGATCATTATTGTGGTGATGATGTTTATGTTAAAACCACTGAAAGATATGAGGAAGATCCAAGTCTTGAAGAAATAAGAAAAAATGTTCTAAAAGAACTTGAGGATGGTGATTCTGAAACTGCAAAATTTGCAGATAAAATTACAAGAAAAGTTTTAGCAGGCCAGCTTGAAACCTGTTGGAATCTAGGTGTCTATTATGATTGCCTAAATTTTGAGTCTCAAATCATTCGTTCCGGATTGTGGAGTGAAATATTTGAAAAACTCAAAGAAATGTCTCTAATAGAATTTGAAAAAGAGGGTAAGAATGCTGGATGCTGGGTAATCAGAGGTGAAAATAAAGAAGAAGATGATAAGGTAATTGTTAGAAGTAATGGCACTGCTACATACATTGCCAAAGATATCCCATATGCTGCATGGAAACTCGGATTACTTGATGATCCATTTAATTATGAAAAGTATGAAAAGGTGCAGCCCGATTCTAAAGACCTTTGGCAAACTACTCTGAACAAAAATCAACCCATTTCCCAAAATTTTTCTGGAGACAAAGTAGTTACTGTAATTGATTCTCGCCAGGCAAGACTGCAAAAAATCATTACGTCTCTTATGGGCAAATTCAAGTCTGTTCCTGACGCATATGTTCATCTTGGATATGAGTCAGTAACTTTAAGCTCAGAAACTGCCAAGACGCTTGGATTGAACACTGAAGGAAAACAAGCTCAAATGTCTGGACGAAAGGGATTGTATGTAAATGCAGATTCTGTATATCACTTACTCCAAGAGAAGACAAAAGAAGAAACAAAAAAGCGACATCCTGAAATGAGTTCCTCAGAAATTGAAAAAATTGCTCACAGTGTATCTGTTGCAACTTTACGCTATGAGATGATAAAACAAGATTTGGATAAAATTATCACATTTGATTTGACAAAATCTCTTAGTTTGGAAGGTGATACTGCACCATACATCCAATATACTCATGCTCGTGCATCTAGAATTTTGGAGAAATCAAATCGTACCCCGACAATTGATGTTGATTTTTCTTTACTCAAAGAGAAATCTGAACTTGATTTGATTAAAAATATTGGTCTTTTTAATTTACAAGTACGTGATGCTGCAAAAAATTTGTCCCCTAAAGTAATCGCAAGATATTGTCATGACTTGGCAGTTTCATTCAATTCCTTTTATGAACATTGTAAGGTTTTGGAACTGGGAGATACAAATCTCGAAAATTCCCGTTTATGTTTAGTTAATTCATTTAAAATTACGCTTGAAAAAGCATTGAATCTTTTAGGAATTACTGCTCCTGATAGAATGTAA
- a CDS encoding phosphoglycolate phosphatase, giving the protein MKKKTFAVDIDGTITENGGGRIHLDALDALRRLTNMGHNVIFVTGRSSVEGYLLSVFGGTTKITVGENGGCLTFDSNDHVLLGNIEDCKTALKVIQNNIDGVKEKLVFPRMTEVVLERTFDLDAAKKLLTENKINVELSDSQYAFHINSPGIDKGFGFSNIMEKYSILRDDVIAIGDSATDIPLFRVAKTSIALGNASDLVKSEATITVNSNAGDGVIEALDKLAPKLSEI; this is encoded by the coding sequence GTGAAAAAGAAGACATTTGCAGTGGATATTGATGGAACAATCACTGAAAATGGTGGTGGTAGAATCCATTTGGATGCTCTTGATGCACTTAGACGATTGACCAACATGGGACACAATGTAATTTTTGTTACTGGCCGATCATCTGTTGAGGGATATTTGCTTTCAGTATTCGGCGGAACTACAAAAATTACTGTTGGTGAAAATGGTGGATGCCTTACTTTTGATTCAAATGATCATGTTCTTCTGGGAAATATTGAAGACTGCAAAACTGCATTAAAAGTAATACAAAATAATATCGATGGAGTTAAGGAAAAACTGGTTTTTCCTAGAATGACCGAAGTTGTTTTGGAGAGAACATTTGATCTCGATGCTGCAAAAAAACTACTTACTGAAAATAAAATTAACGTCGAGTTATCTGATAGTCAATATGCTTTTCACATAAATTCCCCCGGTATTGACAAGGGATTTGGATTTTCAAACATCATGGAAAAGTACTCTATCTTACGCGATGATGTAATTGCAATTGGTGATAGTGCAACAGACATTCCTTTATTCAGAGTGGCCAAAACTAGCATCGCACTTGGAAATGCTTCTGATCTTGTAAAATCTGAGGCTACTATAACTGTAAATTCTAATGCGGGAGATGGCGTTATTGAGGCATTAGATAAATTAGCACCTAAATTATCTGAGATATAA
- a CDS encoding GTP-binding protein yields the protein MGIPEKIKAIQDEMAKTQINKATEHHIGLLKAKIAKLKREQEADTAKKSGMKQDGFDVRRSGDATVVFIGLPSVGKSTLLNKMTGAKSTVGAFQFTTLTVVPGMMEYRGAKIQVLDLPGIIKGASTGKGLGKRILSVARTADLVLLVLDVFQPFHEDVLTNELGNIGIRLNQLPPNITIEKASMGGIAIAQQVKLTKITEKHLKDILHLYGIVSARVVVREDLTSEQLADHIAGNISYSKALTILNKIDLVDKDFLSDLKTKIKSDVIEVSANADINIDLLKEKIYEKLKFIRIYMRPKGGETDFKEPLIAREGDTVEDICNKLHRRLKREFRYGLVWGKSVKFGGQRVGLNHILIDEDVLTIIKRR from the coding sequence TTGGGAATACCTGAAAAAATTAAAGCCATCCAAGATGAGATGGCAAAAACCCAGATTAACAAAGCTACAGAACATCATATAGGTCTACTAAAAGCAAAGATTGCAAAGCTGAAAAGAGAGCAAGAAGCAGACACCGCTAAAAAATCAGGAATGAAGCAAGATGGGTTTGACGTTAGGAGAAGCGGAGATGCAACGGTGGTCTTTATTGGATTACCCAGTGTTGGGAAATCAACACTACTCAACAAAATGACGGGGGCAAAATCAACAGTAGGAGCTTTTCAATTTACAACACTAACAGTAGTCCCAGGAATGATGGAATATAGAGGAGCAAAAATCCAAGTATTAGATCTTCCAGGAATTATCAAAGGAGCATCCACAGGAAAAGGATTAGGAAAGAGGATTTTATCTGTAGCACGAACAGCAGATCTTGTTTTATTGGTGTTAGATGTTTTTCAACCATTTCACGAGGATGTGCTTACCAATGAATTGGGAAACATAGGAATAAGGCTCAATCAATTACCGCCAAACATAACAATTGAGAAAGCATCAATGGGAGGCATTGCGATTGCACAGCAAGTAAAATTAACAAAAATTACAGAAAAACATCTTAAAGATATTCTGCATCTTTATGGAATAGTTAGTGCACGTGTTGTAGTACGAGAAGATCTAACTTCAGAACAACTAGCAGATCATATTGCAGGAAACATTAGTTATTCAAAAGCACTTACGATTTTAAACAAAATTGATTTGGTTGATAAAGACTTTCTGTCAGATTTGAAGACAAAAATAAAATCAGATGTAATAGAAGTGTCAGCAAATGCCGATATCAATATCGATTTGCTAAAAGAAAAGATCTATGAGAAATTAAAATTCATCAGAATATACATGAGGCCAAAAGGAGGGGAGACGGATTTTAAAGAGCCATTAATTGCAAGAGAGGGAGACACGGTAGAAGATATTTGTAATAAATTACATCGTAGATTGAAACGAGAATTCAGATACGGTCTTGTATGGGGAAAGAGTGTAAAATTTGGAGGACAAAGAGTGGGATTAAACCATATTTTGATTGACGAAGACGTATTAACAATTATCAAAAGACGATAA
- a CDS encoding collagen-like protein yields the protein MKNTETNVSSQPRLEVQGKSPFKQSGVYEVQISISDSRPSDEALFTKKFPSLWRGNFHLRVKDGMFSEKLGSPENPLPSSIETLDTVWIIVVDLFSSLHSVFDIKLKQTSTPPSESNEPESEPEPKPVASENKKEPSESKSNVRSARTSGLAGNKGPDGPPGPVGDKGPPGPPGPQGPVGNKGPDGPPGPVGDKGATGDKGSTGEKGLSGDKGVTGDKGSTGDKGDKGDKGIVGPPGDKGDKGATGPIGDKGPTGLKGPTGDKGETGPTGSAGDKGLSGLRGAPGEKGDKGQQGPTGDKGLTGPTGPPGEKGPTGLSGVQGEKGLQGPSGPIGEKGPSGPLGDKGPNGPPGPLGDKGLTGPTGPAGDKGPIGPPGPIGEKGNKGVEGPIGEKGPQGPQGPAGSKGLTGVPGPQGEKGEKGPTGLIGEKGPTGPIGATGEKGPQGPQGSQGERGTTGPSGEKGPQGPQGIQGPQGERGPTGPIGSIGEQGPVGGQGPVGPPGPRGPPGPPGEKGPSGGMSSEQKALFKDLLEILTNKNVISTEEQIKLMSYLY from the coding sequence TTGAAAAATACAGAAACGAATGTGTCATCTCAACCTAGATTAGAAGTTCAAGGCAAGTCCCCTTTTAAACAATCGGGTGTATATGAAGTTCAAATTTCAATTTCTGATAGTAGACCTTCTGATGAGGCTCTATTTACTAAAAAATTCCCTTCTTTGTGGAGGGGAAACTTTCATCTAAGAGTCAAGGATGGGATGTTTTCTGAAAAACTCGGCTCTCCTGAAAATCCACTTCCATCATCAATTGAAACCCTTGACACTGTTTGGATAATCGTTGTAGATCTATTCTCATCATTACATTCTGTATTTGATATTAAATTAAAACAAACTTCGACACCGCCATCTGAATCAAATGAACCTGAATCTGAACCCGAACCTAAACCTGTGGCATCTGAAAATAAAAAAGAACCATCAGAATCAAAATCCAATGTTCGTTCTGCAAGAACTTCTGGTTTAGCTGGAAATAAAGGACCTGACGGTCCACCTGGCCCAGTTGGTGATAAAGGTCCACCTGGTCCTCCAGGTCCACAAGGACCTGTTGGAAATAAAGGACCTGACGGTCCACCTGGCCCAGTTGGTGACAAAGGCGCAACTGGTGACAAAGGATCAACTGGGGAGAAGGGATTGTCTGGTGACAAAGGTGTTACTGGTGATAAGGGTTCTACTGGCGACAAAGGAGACAAAGGAGACAAAGGAATTGTTGGTCCTCCAGGTGATAAGGGGGATAAGGGTGCAACAGGACCTATTGGTGACAAAGGACCAACTGGATTAAAAGGTCCTACTGGTGACAAGGGTGAAACAGGACCAACTGGTTCTGCTGGTGATAAAGGACTTTCTGGATTACGAGGTGCTCCTGGAGAAAAAGGAGATAAGGGTCAACAAGGACCAACTGGCGATAAAGGATTAACTGGACCTACTGGACCTCCAGGTGAGAAAGGACCAACTGGATTATCTGGGGTTCAAGGAGAAAAAGGACTTCAAGGTCCTTCAGGTCCTATTGGAGAAAAAGGTCCGTCAGGACCACTTGGTGATAAAGGCCCCAATGGTCCACCCGGACCACTTGGCGATAAAGGATTAACTGGACCTACTGGCCCTGCTGGTGATAAAGGACCCATTGGTCCACCCGGCCCTATTGGAGAAAAAGGTAACAAAGGTGTTGAAGGTCCTATTGGAGAAAAAGGACCACAAGGACCACAAGGCCCTGCTGGTTCAAAAGGACTAACAGGAGTTCCAGGTCCACAAGGTGAAAAAGGAGAAAAAGGACCTACAGGACTAATTGGAGAAAAAGGACCTACAGGCCCAATTGGTGCAACTGGAGAAAAAGGACCACAAGGACCACAAGGTTCTCAAGGTGAACGAGGAACAACAGGTCCATCTGGAGAAAAAGGACCACAAGGACCACAAGGCATTCAAGGACCACAAGGTGAACGAGGCCCTACAGGCCCAATAGGTTCCATTGGCGAACAAGGTCCAGTAGGAGGTCAAGGCCCAGTAGGACCTCCAGGACCAAGAGGCCCACCAGGACCACCTGGAGAAAAAGGACCATCAGGGGGAATGTCTTCTGAACAAAAAGCATTGTTTAAAGATTTGTTAGAAATTTTAACAAACAAAAATGTAATTTCTACTGAAGAACAAATCAAATTGATGAGCTATCTTTATTGA
- a CDS encoding tetratricopeptide repeat protein — protein sequence MKKPFGKKSKEVDESSSKKDKVEETSLVDSDYNRKKLFKKGINLMADEKLEEAIVVFEQALRIEPDNIETLMKLGYARFHIDDHGEALKVYDKILEIDVTNPEAWNLKGLVHYEQKNFSKALDSVDKAIESDPTYAMAWYNKACFLSLLNQVPEALEALKRSIEIDVKNARRSIRDKDFANVRIEEGFKRIQEVVVLESVRQGYHTLGSIVWTTFLDKADAESSLRKLLEKGLIVQNEKRDGLSKIPIYDLAPNIAEKMGKEKKGLFGITRKTLPKPVKNLKELSHAIQSVREAIEEEDVEKTIEIFDIFINPAKSGEQMIENFFDEHREIRLWKIRLKDRGQDYLIENKEKMLILFDNIEVTITKKLRNEINYSADKSQ from the coding sequence GTGAAGAAACCTTTCGGAAAAAAATCAAAGGAGGTTGACGAATCCTCGTCAAAGAAGGACAAAGTTGAAGAAACTAGCCTAGTGGATTCAGACTATAATCGTAAGAAATTATTCAAAAAAGGAATCAATTTGATGGCAGATGAAAAATTAGAAGAGGCCATAGTAGTATTTGAGCAAGCATTACGAATTGAGCCAGACAACATTGAAACTTTGATGAAATTAGGATATGCCAGATTTCACATTGATGATCATGGAGAAGCACTAAAAGTATATGATAAGATTTTAGAAATAGATGTTACAAATCCAGAAGCCTGGAATCTTAAAGGGCTGGTGCATTATGAACAAAAGAATTTTTCAAAAGCCCTTGATTCGGTAGATAAAGCAATCGAATCAGATCCAACATATGCAATGGCATGGTATAACAAAGCTTGTTTCTTATCATTACTTAATCAAGTGCCAGAAGCATTAGAAGCACTGAAACGTTCAATTGAAATCGATGTTAAAAATGCAAGAAGATCAATTCGAGACAAAGATTTTGCAAATGTTAGAATTGAAGAGGGGTTTAAAAGAATTCAAGAAGTAGTAGTTTTAGAATCAGTAAGACAAGGATATCATACATTAGGTTCTATTGTATGGACAACATTTCTAGACAAAGCTGATGCAGAGTCTTCTTTAAGAAAATTATTAGAAAAAGGATTAATTGTACAAAATGAAAAACGTGATGGTCTAAGTAAAATTCCAATTTATGATCTTGCACCAAACATTGCAGAGAAAATGGGAAAAGAAAAGAAAGGATTGTTCGGAATTACAAGAAAAACTTTACCAAAACCAGTAAAGAATTTGAAAGAACTAAGTCATGCAATTCAATCAGTTAGAGAAGCAATAGAAGAAGAAGATGTTGAAAAGACAATTGAGATATTTGATATTTTCATTAATCCAGCAAAATCAGGCGAACAGATGATAGAGAATTTCTTTGACGAACATAGAGAAATAAGATTATGGAAAATTAGACTAAAAGACAGAGGGCAAGACTATCTAATCGAAAATAAAGAAAAAATGCTAATTCTTTTTGACAACATCGAAGTAACAATTACAAAAAAACTTCGAAACGAAATTAATTATTCAGCAGACAAATCCCAATAA
- a CDS encoding rhodanese-like domain-containing protein, with translation MTESGKITTDVDSLRSEIRDKSVRVIDVRREGDYKQDHIPSAVNLPLANLLSDDSPERVLKLINSMGIDDETNVVVYDDTFGALASRVAWTLEYLGHSSVSLLETTYSHWKSLGLENDSQTPEIQIKDHSMHLRPEILATSDYLESAKSRDDVILIDNRERLNFLEQHIPGAISLPYRTLASNDHILRSKEDMKRLLDNRGITGNSEIITYCGSVGTLSGLAYYALKSAGLPNAKLYVRSFKEWKSLQKPTQKQEDANYWDLSAE, from the coding sequence TTGACCGAATCTGGTAAAATAACAACCGATGTTGATTCTCTACGCTCTGAGATACGAGACAAAAGTGTTCGAGTAATTGATGTTAGACGTGAAGGTGACTACAAACAAGATCATATTCCTTCTGCCGTAAATTTACCTTTGGCAAATCTTTTGTCTGATGATAGCCCTGAACGTGTTTTAAAACTCATAAACTCTATGGGGATTGATGATGAAACCAATGTTGTAGTTTATGATGATACCTTTGGTGCCCTAGCATCAAGGGTTGCATGGACATTGGAATATCTTGGACATTCTAGTGTATCATTGCTTGAAACAACCTATAGCCATTGGAAATCACTTGGGCTAGAAAATGATTCTCAAACACCTGAAATACAAATCAAAGATCATTCGATGCATTTGCGACCTGAGATCTTAGCCACTTCTGATTATCTAGAGAGTGCAAAAAGTCGTGATGATGTTATACTTATTGATAATCGAGAACGATTAAATTTTCTAGAACAGCATATCCCTGGAGCGATTAGCCTTCCATATAGGACTCTTGCAAGCAATGATCATATTTTGCGTTCAAAAGAGGATATGAAACGATTGCTTGACAATAGAGGAATCACTGGTAATTCCGAAATTATCACTTATTGTGGGAGTGTGGGTACTCTTTCTGGTTTGGCATACTATGCCCTAAAATCTGCAGGTTTACCAAATGCAAAATTGTATGTGCGCTCATTTAAGGAATGGAAAAGTCTTCAAAAACCTACACAAAAACAAGAAGACGCAAATTATTGGGATTTGTCTGCTGAATAA
- a CDS encoding nitrite/sulfite reductase: MTISDLKQSSPDSAKPKINWARIEEADNFAKTVKMFRQGKYDEDSFRRFRLQHGAYGTRMTGDYAMVRIKLPAGEIYPHQFEKISQLSEQYSIGSAHFSTRENIQLHWVILEDVSEIFRGLAEVGLTSREACGNSVRNVMCSPLSGVCPDEKFDSTPYALATARFFLRNPMAQNLPRKFKFNFTCCEKHGMVRMVDVGLIPQIREIDGSSQRGFKIFLGGGLGNKSYVGHQLEEFTPEEDLLYTSIAVMRIFDRLGDRKNLARNRMRYLVNDMGWDKFQNLVFKERAIVRATQSVVTQLDVDITPDQIKRPIRITDESGNSVPDGYARWLKTNTVKQKQSDYRSVFITLEAGDITSNQLNALGDIIRNFSSEGKARCGFVQNVALRYVLEDDLPQLYSKLLEVGLAKSGALTMTAPIGCSGTTSCNLALTNSHRLAKEIQRKFLDLKLDEDDDLSDSSIKISGCPNSCGQHGIATIGFFGGGGRVGKDMYPNYQMSLGGRSDGDTMLGETCVRVPAKRVIPVILKIIELFKEKKKSDDTLKSWIHRVVNGNEDSDIKSISDIKKIIEPMIVPPTIQEDPDFYLDYGSDTSYHTKTGKGECAA, encoded by the coding sequence TTGACAATATCTGATCTTAAACAATCTTCTCCAGATTCTGCAAAGCCTAAAATTAATTGGGCTAGGATTGAGGAGGCAGATAATTTTGCTAAAACAGTAAAGATGTTCCGTCAAGGAAAATACGATGAGGATAGTTTTAGACGATTTAGACTTCAGCATGGTGCGTATGGCACCAGAATGACTGGTGATTATGCAATGGTTAGAATAAAACTTCCTGCCGGGGAAATTTACCCTCATCAATTTGAAAAAATATCTCAATTAAGTGAACAGTATTCTATTGGCAGTGCACATTTTTCTACTAGAGAAAATATTCAATTGCATTGGGTAATTCTTGAAGATGTATCTGAAATTTTTAGAGGTCTTGCTGAAGTTGGTCTGACATCTCGGGAAGCATGTGGTAACTCTGTTCGTAATGTTATGTGTAGCCCATTGTCTGGTGTATGTCCTGATGAAAAATTTGATTCAACTCCATATGCCCTGGCAACTGCTAGATTTTTTTTAAGAAATCCGATGGCACAAAATCTTCCACGCAAATTTAAATTCAATTTCACGTGTTGTGAGAAACATGGAATGGTAAGGATGGTTGATGTTGGATTAATTCCACAAATAAGGGAAATTGACGGTTCTTCTCAAAGAGGATTTAAAATATTCCTTGGCGGTGGATTGGGTAACAAATCATATGTTGGACATCAATTAGAAGAATTTACTCCTGAAGAAGATTTACTTTACACATCTATTGCTGTGATGAGGATATTTGATAGATTGGGTGATAGAAAAAATCTTGCAAGAAATAGAATGCGTTACCTAGTAAATGATATGGGTTGGGATAAATTTCAAAATCTTGTGTTCAAAGAAAGAGCAATTGTTAGAGCTACTCAATCTGTTGTGACTCAACTTGATGTTGATATAACACCTGATCAAATAAAGCGACCTATTAGAATTACCGATGAAAGTGGCAATTCTGTTCCTGATGGTTATGCTAGATGGCTAAAAACAAATACAGTAAAACAAAAACAATCTGATTATCGTTCTGTGTTTATTACTCTAGAAGCTGGTGATATAACCTCAAATCAGTTAAATGCACTAGGTGATATCATCCGTAACTTCTCCTCTGAAGGTAAGGCACGATGTGGATTTGTGCAAAATGTTGCATTACGATATGTACTAGAAGATGATTTGCCTCAATTGTATTCTAAATTGCTTGAGGTAGGACTTGCAAAGTCCGGTGCATTGACTATGACTGCACCTATTGGATGCTCTGGCACTACTTCATGTAATCTTGCTTTGACAAACTCACATAGATTGGCAAAAGAAATACAACGAAAATTCTTGGATCTAAAGTTGGATGAGGATGATGATCTAAGTGATTCCTCGATAAAGATAAGTGGATGTCCTAATTCTTGTGGGCAACATGGTATTGCAACAATTGGTTTCTTTGGAGGAGGTGGACGTGTTGGAAAAGACATGTATCCAAATTATCAAATGTCTTTGGGAGGCCGGTCAGATGGCGATACAATGCTAGGAGAAACTTGTGTTAGAGTTCCTGCAAAACGAGTGATACCTGTTATTCTAAAAATCATTGAACTGTTCAAAGAAAAAAAGAAATCTGATGATACTCTCAAATCATGGATTCATAGGGTTGTAAATGGTAATGAGGATTCAGATATCAAATCCATCAGCGATATTAAAAAAATTATTGAACCGATGATTGTTCCACCAACAATTCAGGAAGATCCTGATTTCTATCTTGATTATGGTAGCGATACAAGTTATCACACAAAAACTGGAAAGGGTGAGTGTGCTGCTTGA
- a CDS encoding sulfide-dependent adenosine diphosphate thiazole synthase, translating to MQEATVAEQSNKIFTDVKEVEITRAIANEFHDVLIDRADSDVIIIGAGPAGLTASRELSNMGFKVLVIEQNNYLGGGYWLGGYMMNPVTVREPAQKIWDELGVPYKKVADGLYLTPGPHAVSKLIAAACDAGVKFLQLTKFDDLVLKNGRVAGIVVNWMPVSALPRNITCVDPVALEAKIIIDASGHDSVAVKRLVDRGLAKWKGMEPMHVNDGEEHVVHKTGEVYPGLVAAGMSVTETHGLARMGPTFGSMLYSGKKAAEITAAKIKELER from the coding sequence ATGCAAGAGGCCACAGTAGCAGAGCAATCAAATAAAATTTTTACAGATGTAAAAGAAGTCGAAATTACACGTGCAATCGCAAATGAATTTCATGACGTATTGATTGACAGAGCAGATTCAGATGTCATAATTATTGGAGCTGGTCCAGCAGGATTAACAGCTAGTAGAGAGTTATCTAATATGGGTTTCAAAGTTCTCGTAATTGAACAAAATAACTACCTAGGCGGAGGTTATTGGTTAGGAGGATACATGATGAATCCAGTAACAGTTAGAGAACCAGCACAGAAAATTTGGGATGAGTTGGGAGTCCCATACAAAAAAGTTGCAGATGGACTGTATCTTACTCCAGGCCCACATGCAGTATCAAAATTAATTGCAGCAGCATGTGATGCAGGAGTCAAATTCCTACAGTTAACAAAATTTGATGATTTAGTATTGAAAAACGGAAGAGTTGCAGGAATTGTTGTAAATTGGATGCCAGTTTCAGCTTTACCACGAAACATAACTTGTGTAGATCCAGTTGCACTAGAAGCAAAAATAATAATCGATGCATCAGGCCATGATTCTGTTGCAGTAAAGAGATTAGTAGATAGAGGATTAGCTAAATGGAAAGGAATGGAACCAATGCATGTCAATGATGGAGAAGAACATGTTGTCCATAAAACAGGAGAAGTTTATCCAGGATTGGTGGCTGCAGGCATGTCAGTAACTGAAACACATGGCTTGGCAAGAATGGGTCCAACATTTGGTTCCATGTTATACTCTGGAAAAAAGGCAGCTGAAATAACTGCAGCAAAAATCAAAGAGTTAGAAAGATAA
- a CDS encoding DUF6775 family putative metallopeptidase: MKISKIILYNEPTVPEIQLDRLRKFLENTFQITIETRKNLFNNLDDRTYKKIASIRILDIKKPFQKYSTSDEDVLVEKESIDMSQEKEPPLYDGVELQKIISELIPDNENRMDILNVIFTNKITCTFDESDYRYHARSLISSNPVIISTTGMIEAPAKPKQYYLDLMTNFSKDAVDEIKKRYKGQFLEYHDSRLSEIAEGYLLQAIMYYETGEAFCDNLDCRLFNSHWQKDLLHSQIDNKKLCEKHQEILNQFRQN, from the coding sequence TTGAAAATTTCTAAAATTATTCTATATAATGAACCAACAGTTCCTGAAATTCAATTAGATAGATTAAGAAAGTTCCTCGAAAACACATTTCAAATTACAATTGAAACAAGAAAGAATTTGTTCAATAATTTAGATGATAGGACATATAAAAAAATTGCAAGTATTAGAATTTTAGACATTAAGAAACCATTTCAGAAATATTCTACTTCAGATGAAGATGTTTTAGTAGAAAAAGAGAGCATAGACATGTCTCAAGAAAAAGAACCCCCATTATATGATGGAGTGGAATTACAAAAAATTATTTCAGAATTAATTCCAGATAATGAAAATAGAATGGATATACTAAATGTGATTTTTACAAATAAGATTACATGCACATTTGATGAAAGTGATTATAGATATCATGCAAGATCTTTGATTAGTTCTAATCCTGTAATAATTTCAACTACAGGCATGATAGAGGCCCCCGCAAAACCAAAACAATACTATCTGGATTTAATGACAAACTTTTCAAAAGATGCAGTAGACGAAATCAAAAAAAGATACAAAGGCCAATTTTTAGAATATCATGATTCACGTTTATCAGAAATCGCAGAAGGCTACCTATTACAAGCCATCATGTATTATGAAACAGGAGAGGCGTTTTGCGATAATTTAGACTGCAGATTGTTTAATTCCCACTGGCAAAAAGATCTCCTCCATTCCCAGATAGACAACAAAAAATTGTGTGAAAAACACCAAGAAATTCTAAATCAATTTAGACAGAATTAA